Proteins encoded within one genomic window of Citrobacter amalonaticus Y19:
- a CDS encoding DUF6056 family protein, which translates to MLKHVNKSILLIAFFAVFVLEWFTPIHSDDYRYALLGISFDAHLHHYLTWSGRVVADFVSALLLATGSRGFVSTMTGLVVVAFCYFIVKTPTGTLKWQKHDALIFTLVFLTFWVANPNIGQTVFWIVGSANYLWTNLFVAAWIWNLYRIQRQREERMHVGMLLLGLLAGCSNESVAPFVVGLALLAIVYDYWQEKRVIANKIAYFLSALVGASILIFSPGNFIRAQGAHTVWYDKSIVERITIHLSDRFFSHLALVWISYVVLVLLAILLFVAKRQGHRIKSANLSMVGLMLLVGLGTSFIMVASPSYPDRVMLSTFLFFLLALSFLAREVVTVAGPGVMKGVYAVTGLMATVFLWSYALMFAAYTRVYQQDFVRVSIVKNQLSQGHKDFTVPDFHFLKMQNSGGHFGFFHDPQVYGRYFGAGNVEKEKVNFDYSVRANGKQQALGDDATAWFNNRGDLMLVSKRPLAGTVQVKSASSDSSLSLARFSAAKINDEYWYFSAIPKEDVTHVALHP; encoded by the coding sequence ATGTTAAAGCATGTTAATAAAAGCATTCTTTTAATTGCCTTTTTTGCCGTATTTGTTCTGGAGTGGTTCACCCCCATTCACTCCGATGATTACCGTTATGCCCTGCTGGGCATCTCGTTTGATGCGCACCTGCATCACTACCTGACCTGGAGCGGGCGCGTGGTGGCTGATTTTGTCAGCGCGCTGTTACTCGCCACCGGGTCTCGTGGTTTCGTCTCGACCATGACGGGTCTTGTCGTTGTCGCGTTCTGCTATTTCATTGTGAAAACACCGACGGGCACGCTGAAATGGCAAAAGCATGATGCGCTGATTTTTACCCTTGTTTTTCTGACCTTTTGGGTCGCTAACCCGAATATTGGACAAACGGTTTTCTGGATCGTTGGCAGCGCAAACTACCTGTGGACGAATCTGTTCGTCGCCGCATGGATATGGAATCTGTACCGCATACAACGACAGCGCGAAGAGCGTATGCATGTTGGTATGCTGTTGCTCGGACTGCTGGCGGGCTGTTCCAATGAAAGCGTCGCACCTTTTGTCGTTGGCCTCGCCCTTCTGGCTATCGTGTACGATTACTGGCAAGAGAAACGCGTCATTGCGAATAAAATTGCTTACTTTTTGTCCGCACTGGTAGGTGCCAGTATTTTGATTTTCTCACCCGGCAATTTTATTCGCGCCCAAGGCGCGCATACCGTCTGGTACGATAAATCGATCGTTGAAAGAATCACGATTCATCTGAGCGATCGCTTCTTTAGCCACCTGGCGCTGGTCTGGATTTCGTATGTGGTGCTGGTTTTACTGGCGATTCTTTTGTTCGTAGCGAAACGACAGGGACATCGCATTAAAAGTGCGAATCTCAGCATGGTCGGGTTAATGCTGCTGGTGGGACTGGGGACCTCGTTTATCATGGTGGCCTCTCCGTCGTATCCCGACCGGGTCATGCTGTCGACATTTTTATTCTTCCTGCTGGCCCTCTCTTTCCTCGCGAGGGAAGTCGTCACGGTAGCCGGCCCGGGCGTCATGAAGGGTGTCTATGCCGTTACAGGCCTGATGGCCACGGTATTCCTCTGGTCATACGCCTTAATGTTTGCCGCTTATACGCGCGTTTATCAGCAAGATTTTGTTCGTGTGAGTATCGTTAAGAACCAACTCAGTCAGGGGCACAAGGACTTTACCGTGCCTGATTTCCACTTTTTGAAAATGCAAAACAGCGGCGGGCATTTCGGTTTCTTTCACGATCCGCAGGTCTATGGCCGTTATTTTGGCGCAGGGAATGTGGAAAAGGAAAAGGTCAACTTCGATTACTCCGTGCGGGCAAACGGTAAGCAGCAAGCGCTCGGTGACGATGCCACGGCCTGGTTCAATAACCGTGGCGATTTAATGCTGGTGAGCAAACGTCCGTTAGCCGGCACCGTGCAGGTGAAGAGCGCATCGTCCGACTCGTCGCTCTCGCTTGCGCGCTTTAGCGCCGCCAAAATTAACGATGAATACTGGTATTTCAGCGCGATACCAAAGGAAGACGTGACTCACGTCGCGCTACACCCTTAA
- the narP gene encoding nitrate/nitrite response regulator protein NarP produces MPESLPFQVLVVDDHPLMRRGIRQLLELDPTFEVVAEAGDGATAIDLANRLDLDLILLDLNMKGLSGLDTLNALRRDGITAQIIILTVSDSASDIYALIDAGADGYLLKDSDPEVLLDAIRTGANGGKVFSERVSDYLREREMFGEEDDPFSMLTERELDVLHELAQGLSNKQIASVLNISEQTVKVHIRNLLRKLNVRSRVAATILFLQTRGLQ; encoded by the coding sequence ATGCCTGAATCACTGCCTTTTCAGGTGCTGGTGGTAGATGACCACCCTCTTATGCGTCGTGGTATCCGTCAGTTACTGGAACTGGATCCGACATTTGAGGTGGTTGCCGAAGCGGGCGATGGCGCAACAGCGATTGATCTGGCAAACCGTCTCGATCTGGATTTGATTCTGCTTGATCTGAATATGAAAGGATTGAGCGGTCTGGATACGTTGAACGCCCTTCGCCGCGATGGGATCACGGCGCAGATCATTATTCTCACCGTTTCGGATTCAGCCAGCGACATTTATGCCCTGATTGATGCTGGCGCGGATGGCTATCTGTTAAAAGACAGCGATCCGGAAGTCCTGCTGGACGCCATTCGCACAGGTGCCAATGGCGGTAAGGTGTTCAGCGAACGCGTCAGTGACTATCTGCGTGAGCGTGAAATGTTTGGTGAGGAGGACGATCCGTTCAGCATGCTGACCGAGCGTGAGCTGGATGTCCTGCACGAACTGGCACAGGGACTGTCCAACAAGCAGATTGCCTCGGTCCTCAACATTTCCGAACAAACCGTGAAGGTGCATATCCGCAACCTGTTACGCAAGCTCAACGTACGCTCGCGCGTTGCCGCCACCATTCTGTTTTTACAAACCCGAGGGCTACAGTAA
- a CDS encoding cytochrome c-type biogenesis protein CcmH, translated as MRILLSVLMLLLSANALATIDVMQFKDETQEQQFRQLTEQLRCPKCQNNSIADSNSMIATDLRQKVYELMQEGKSQKEIVDYMVARYGNFVTYDPPLTPLTVLLWVLPVAAIGAGGWIIVARSRRRVRLKREVFPDEMTLAEGKRAGLAVYLPGIVIAVIVSAVSYYQTGSYKQVAIWQQATAQSPALLERALDPKAQPLDEEEMTRLALGLRTRLQSDATNVEGWIMLGRIGMVLGNASTATEAYANAYRLDPKNSDAALGYAEALTRSSDPDDNRRGGELLRELVRSDHANVRVLSMYAFNAYEQERFGDAVAAWEMMLKMLPANDTRRAVIERSIAQAMQHLSPKSE; from the coding sequence ATGAGAATTTTGCTGAGTGTGCTGATGCTGCTGCTTTCTGCCAACGCGCTGGCCACCATTGACGTGATGCAGTTTAAAGATGAAACCCAGGAGCAACAGTTCCGCCAGTTGACTGAACAACTGCGCTGCCCGAAGTGCCAGAACAACAGCATTGCGGATTCCAACTCAATGATTGCGACCGACCTGCGGCAGAAAGTCTATGAACTGATGCAGGAAGGGAAAAGTCAGAAAGAGATTGTCGACTACATGGTGGCGCGCTATGGCAACTTCGTCACCTATGATCCGCCGCTGACACCGCTGACTGTCCTGCTGTGGGTGCTCCCGGTAGCGGCAATTGGGGCGGGCGGCTGGATTATCGTTGCCCGCTCGCGTCGACGGGTACGTCTGAAACGGGAGGTGTTCCCGGATGAGATGACGTTAGCGGAGGGCAAACGCGCCGGGCTGGCGGTTTATCTGCCGGGAATTGTGATTGCCGTCATCGTGAGTGCCGTCAGTTATTACCAGACCGGGAGCTATAAACAGGTGGCAATCTGGCAGCAGGCGACGGCGCAAAGCCCGGCCTTGCTGGAGCGCGCGCTGGATCCCAAAGCGCAGCCGCTGGATGAGGAAGAGATGACGCGTCTGGCGCTGGGGCTGCGCACCCGTCTGCAAAGTGATGCGACAAACGTTGAAGGCTGGATAATGCTCGGGCGGATAGGCATGGTGCTCGGCAATGCCAGTACCGCTACCGAGGCGTATGCCAACGCCTATCGACTCGATCCGAAGAACAGCGATGCGGCGCTGGGCTATGCTGAGGCGCTGACCCGCTCTTCCGATCCTGATGATAACCGTCGGGGAGGGGAGCTGCTGCGAGAGCTGGTCCGTAGCGATCACGCCAATGTGCGGGTCCTGAGCATGTACGCTTTCAATGCCTACGAGCAGGAACGTTTTGGCGATGCGGTTGCCGCCTGGGAGATGATGCTGAAGATGCTGCCAGCGAACGATACGCGTCGTGCGGTGATTGAGCGCAGTATCGCGCAGGCAATGCAGCACTTATCACCAAAGAGTGAGTAA
- the dsbE gene encoding thiol:disulfide interchange protein DsbE, producing MKRNVLLIPFVIFLVIAAALLWQLARNAEGDTPTNLESALIGKPVPTFRLESLENPGKHYEADVLTQGKPVLLNVWATWCPTCRAEHQYLNQLSAQGIRVVGLNYKDDRQKAIVWLKELGNPYALSLFDGDGMLGLDLGVYGAPETFLIDGKGIIRYRHAGDLNARVWENEIKPLWEKYGKEAAQ from the coding sequence ATGAAGCGCAACGTACTTTTGATTCCCTTTGTGATTTTCCTCGTGATTGCCGCGGCGCTGTTGTGGCAACTGGCGCGTAATGCAGAAGGCGACACGCCGACGAACCTGGAGTCGGCGCTGATTGGTAAACCGGTACCGACCTTTCGACTCGAGTCGCTGGAGAACCCCGGTAAGCATTATGAGGCGGACGTGCTGACGCAGGGCAAACCGGTCTTACTTAACGTCTGGGCGACGTGGTGCCCGACCTGCCGCGCTGAGCATCAGTATCTGAACCAGCTGTCGGCGCAGGGGATTCGCGTGGTGGGACTGAACTATAAGGACGACCGCCAGAAAGCGATCGTCTGGCTGAAAGAGTTGGGCAATCCCTATGCGCTGAGCCTGTTTGACGGCGACGGCATGCTGGGCCTCGATCTCGGGGTCTATGGCGCGCCGGAAACCTTCCTGATCGACGGTAAAGGCATTATTCGCTATCGCCATGCCGGGGATCTGAACGCCCGCGTCTGGGAGAATGAGATCAAGCCGCTGTGGGAGAAATACGGCAAGGAGGCCGCGCAATGA
- a CDS encoding heme lyase CcmF/NrfE family subunit produces MMPEIGNALLCLALGVALLLSVYPLWGVARGDARMMASARPFAWLLFILVMGAFMVLINAFVVNDFTVLYVASNSNTQLPVWYRVAATWGAHEGSLLLWVLLMSGWTFAVALFSQRMPLDIVARVLAVMGMVSVGFLLFILFTSNPFTRTLPDFPIEGRDLNPLLQDPGLIFHPPLLYMGYVGFSVAFAFAIAALMSGRLDSTFARFSRPWTLAAWVFLTLGIVLGSAWAYYELGWGGWWFWDPVENASFMPWLVGTALMHSLAVTEQRGSFKAWTLLLSICAFSLCLLGTFLVRSGVLVSVHAFASDPSRGMFILAFMVLVIGGSLLLFATRGHKVRSRVNNALWSRESLLLGNNVLLIAAMLVVLLGTLLPLVHKQLGLGSISIGEPFFNTMFTWLMAPFALLLGIGPLVRWGRDRPRKLQRLLVIALVSTFVLSLLLPWLFENKIVAMTVVGLAMACWVFVLAMAELAQRISRGTKMTLSYWGMVAGHVGLAVTIVGIAFSQNYSVERDVRMKAGDSVDIHEYRFTFRDVKEVTGPNYRGGVGIIDVTRDGKMEATLHAEKRFYNSTSSMMTEAAIDGGITRDLYAALGEELDNGAWAVRLYYKPFIRWIWAGGILMALGGLLCLFDPRYRKRVQPQKSASEAV; encoded by the coding sequence ATGATGCCTGAAATTGGCAATGCGCTGTTATGCCTGGCACTGGGCGTTGCGTTGTTACTCTCGGTCTATCCGCTGTGGGGCGTGGCACGCGGCGACGCGCGGATGATGGCATCGGCAAGACCTTTCGCCTGGCTGTTGTTCATCCTGGTGATGGGTGCCTTTATGGTGCTGATCAACGCCTTTGTGGTGAATGATTTTACCGTGCTCTATGTCGCCAGTAACTCCAATACGCAACTGCCCGTCTGGTATCGTGTCGCCGCCACCTGGGGCGCGCACGAAGGCTCGCTACTGCTCTGGGTGTTGCTGATGAGCGGCTGGACGTTTGCCGTCGCGCTGTTTTCTCAGCGGATGCCGCTGGATATCGTTGCCCGCGTGCTCGCGGTGATGGGGATGGTCAGCGTCGGTTTCCTGTTATTTATCCTGTTTACCTCTAATCCCTTTACCCGCACGCTGCCGGATTTTCCGATTGAAGGGCGCGATCTGAATCCGTTGTTACAGGATCCGGGACTGATCTTCCATCCGCCGCTGCTGTACATGGGCTATGTCGGTTTCTCAGTCGCCTTCGCGTTCGCTATTGCGGCGCTGATGAGCGGTCGTCTGGACAGCACCTTCGCCCGTTTTTCGCGTCCGTGGACGCTGGCGGCGTGGGTTTTCCTGACGCTGGGGATCGTGCTGGGCTCGGCATGGGCTTACTATGAACTCGGCTGGGGTGGCTGGTGGTTCTGGGACCCGGTAGAGAACGCCTCGTTTATGCCGTGGCTGGTGGGAACCGCGCTGATGCACTCGCTGGCGGTCACTGAACAGCGTGGTAGTTTCAAAGCGTGGACGCTGCTGCTCTCCATTTGCGCGTTCTCGCTCTGTCTGCTCGGGACATTCCTTGTGCGCTCGGGCGTGCTGGTGTCGGTGCATGCGTTTGCTTCCGACCCGTCTCGCGGGATGTTTATTCTGGCCTTCATGGTACTGGTGATCGGCGGCTCGCTGCTGCTGTTTGCCACGCGCGGGCATAAGGTTCGCTCGAGGGTGAATAACGCCCTCTGGTCACGCGAATCGCTGCTGCTCGGTAACAACGTGCTGTTGATTGCCGCCATGCTGGTGGTGCTGCTGGGAACGCTGCTGCCGCTGGTGCATAAGCAGCTTGGGCTGGGCAGTATCTCCATCGGCGAACCGTTCTTTAATACTATGTTTACCTGGCTAATGGCGCCGTTTGCCCTGCTGCTGGGCATTGGCCCGCTGGTGCGCTGGGGACGCGATCGACCGCGTAAACTGCAACGGTTACTGGTCATCGCGCTGGTCAGCACTTTTGTGCTCTCTCTGCTGTTGCCGTGGCTGTTTGAGAACAAGATTGTCGCCATGACGGTGGTCGGGCTGGCAATGGCCTGCTGGGTGTTTGTGCTGGCGATGGCGGAGCTTGCACAGCGAATTTCGCGTGGCACGAAAATGACGCTCAGCTATTGGGGGATGGTGGCCGGGCACGTCGGCCTGGCGGTGACCATTGTCGGGATCGCCTTCAGCCAGAACTACAGCGTCGAGCGCGATGTCCGCATGAAAGCGGGCGATAGCGTCGATATTCATGAATATCGCTTTACCTTCCGCGATGTGAAAGAGGTCACCGGCCCCAACTATCGCGGCGGGGTGGGGATCATCGACGTCACCCGTGATGGCAAGATGGAAGCGACGCTGCATGCCGAGAAACGGTTTTATAACAGCACCAGTTCGATGATGACGGAAGCGGCGATTGACGGCGGGATCACCCGCGATCTGTACGCGGCGCTCGGCGAAGAGCTGGATAACGGCGCGTGGGCCGTTCGTCTGTATTATAAACCGTTTATTCGCTGGATCTGGGCGGGTGGAATATTGATGGCGCTGGGTGGGCTGCTGTGTCTGTTTGACCCACGTTATCGCAAACGCGTACAACCGCAAAAATCGGCGTCGGAGGCGGTATGA
- the ccmE gene encoding cytochrome c maturation protein CcmE, whose amino-acid sequence MNIRRKNRLWIACGVLVGLALTITLVLYALRANIDLFYTPGEIIYGKRETQQMPEVGQRLRVGGMVMPGSVKRDANSLKVNFSIYDAEGVVDVTYEGILPDLFREGQGVVVQGELGEKNHILAKEVLAKHDENYTPPEVEKAMQENHRRPASVNKDTTP is encoded by the coding sequence GTGAATATACGACGTAAAAACCGTTTATGGATTGCCTGCGGCGTGCTCGTCGGGTTAGCGCTGACGATTACGCTGGTGCTTTACGCCCTGCGCGCCAACATCGACCTGTTCTATACGCCGGGTGAGATTATCTACGGTAAACGTGAGACGCAGCAGATGCCGGAAGTGGGGCAACGGCTGCGGGTGGGTGGCATGGTCATGCCCGGCAGCGTGAAGCGTGATGCGAATTCGCTGAAGGTGAATTTCAGCATCTACGACGCCGAAGGGGTGGTGGATGTCACCTACGAAGGCATTCTGCCGGACCTGTTCCGTGAAGGGCAGGGCGTGGTGGTGCAGGGAGAGCTCGGCGAGAAAAATCACATCCTCGCGAAAGAGGTTCTCGCCAAGCATGATGAGAACTACACGCCGCCGGAAGTCGAAAAAGCGATGCAGGAAAACCATCGTCGCCCGGCAAGCGTCAATAAGGATACGACACCATGA
- the ccmD gene encoding heme exporter protein CcmD — MTTAFASWSEFFAMGGYAFYVWLAVALSVIPLAVLVIHTVTQHRAILRDVSRQRAREARLQAAQTQREAA; from the coding sequence ATGACCACTGCATTTGCATCCTGGAGTGAATTTTTTGCGATGGGCGGCTACGCCTTTTACGTCTGGCTGGCCGTGGCGCTGAGCGTCATCCCGCTGGCGGTACTGGTTATTCATACCGTGACGCAGCATCGCGCCATCTTGCGTGATGTTTCCCGACAACGGGCGCGTGAAGCCCGCCTGCAAGCGGCGCAGACACAACGGGAGGCGGCGTGA
- a CDS encoding heme ABC transporter permease: MWKTLHQLAMPPRLYQICGWFVPWLAIASAVVLATGWIWGFGFAPADYQQGQSYRIIYLHVPAAIWSMGIYASMAVAAFIGLVWQMKMANLALAAMAPIGAVFTFIALVTGSTWGKPMWGTWWVWDARLTSELVLLFLYVGAIALWHAFDDRKMAGRAAGILVLIGVVNLPIIHYSVEWWNTLHQGSTRMQQSIDPAMRTPLRLAIVGYLLLFITLSLMRMRNLILMMEKRRPWVSELILKRGRQ; encoded by the coding sequence ATGTGGAAAACACTTCATCAACTGGCGATGCCGCCGCGGCTGTATCAGATCTGCGGCTGGTTTGTCCCATGGCTGGCGATTGCCAGTGCAGTGGTGCTGGCAACAGGCTGGATCTGGGGATTCGGTTTTGCGCCAGCGGATTACCAGCAGGGGCAGAGCTACCGCATTATTTATCTGCACGTCCCGGCGGCGATCTGGTCAATGGGGATTTATGCCTCGATGGCGGTGGCGGCGTTTATTGGCCTGGTCTGGCAGATGAAGATGGCGAACCTGGCGTTGGCCGCGATGGCACCGATTGGCGCGGTGTTTACGTTTATCGCACTGGTCACCGGCTCCACCTGGGGCAAACCGATGTGGGGCACCTGGTGGGTGTGGGATGCGCGGTTGACTTCGGAACTGGTGCTGCTGTTTCTCTACGTCGGCGCGATTGCCCTGTGGCATGCCTTTGACGACCGTAAAATGGCGGGGCGCGCAGCAGGGATCCTGGTGCTGATTGGCGTGGTGAACCTGCCGATTATTCACTATTCGGTAGAGTGGTGGAACACGCTGCATCAGGGTTCCACCCGCATGCAGCAAAGCATCGACCCGGCCATGCGCACGCCGCTGCGGCTGGCGATTGTCGGCTACCTGCTGCTGTTCATCACGCTGTCGCTGATGCGCATGCGTAACCTGATTCTGATGATGGAAAAACGTCGCCCGTGGGTGAGTGAACTGATTTTAAAAAGGGGCCGCCAATGA
- the ccmB gene encoding heme exporter protein CcmB has translation MMWRIFRLELRVAFRHSAEIANPLWFFLIVITLFPLSIGPEPQLLARIAPGIIWVAALLASLLALERLFRDDLQDGSLEQLMLLPIPLPMVVLAKVMAHWMVTGLPLLILSPLVALLLGMDIYGWKIMALTLLLGTPTLSFLGAPGVGLTVGLKRGGVLLSVLVLPLTIPLLIFATAAMDAASMHLPVDGYMAILGALLAGSATLSPFATAAALRISLQ, from the coding sequence ATGATGTGGCGTATCTTTCGTCTCGAACTGCGCGTTGCCTTTCGCCATAGCGCGGAAATTGCTAATCCGCTGTGGTTCTTTCTGATTGTCATTACGCTGTTCCCGCTGAGCATTGGGCCGGAACCGCAACTGCTGGCGCGTATTGCGCCGGGCATTATCTGGGTCGCTGCGCTGCTGGCTTCGCTGCTGGCGCTGGAGCGACTGTTTCGCGATGACCTGCAGGACGGCAGTCTTGAGCAACTGATGTTGCTGCCGATCCCTTTGCCGATGGTGGTGCTGGCAAAAGTCATGGCCCACTGGATGGTCACCGGTTTGCCGCTGTTAATCCTCTCTCCGCTGGTGGCGTTGCTGCTGGGGATGGACATCTACGGCTGGAAAATTATGGCGCTGACCTTGCTGCTGGGGACGCCGACGCTGAGCTTTCTCGGTGCGCCGGGGGTGGGTTTAACGGTTGGGCTAAAGCGCGGTGGCGTGCTGCTGAGCGTACTGGTGCTGCCGTTGACTATCCCGTTGTTGATTTTTGCGACCGCCGCAATGGATGCGGCATCCATGCATCTTCCTGTGGATGGATACATGGCGATTTTAGGCGCGCTGCTGGCGGGTAGCGCGACGTTGAGTCCTTTTGCGACGGCGGCGGCGTTACGCATTAGTTTGCAGTAA
- the ccmA gene encoding cytochrome c biogenesis heme-transporting ATPase CcmA, protein MLEARKLLCERDERVLFSDLSFQVNAGEWIQVTGGNGAGKTTLLRLLTGLSRPDAGEVCWREQPLHRVRDSYHQNLLWIGHQPGIKTRLTALENLRFFHQDGDSAQCLAALAQAGLAGYEDIPVNQLSAGQQRRVALARLWLTHATLWILDEPFTAIDVNGVERLTQRMAQHTEEGGIVILTTHQPMNVATDRIRRIALTHERGGQ, encoded by the coding sequence ATGCTTGAAGCCAGAAAGCTCCTCTGCGAGCGGGATGAACGAGTCCTGTTTAGTGATTTGTCGTTCCAGGTCAACGCAGGGGAGTGGATACAGGTCACCGGCGGCAACGGCGCAGGGAAAACGACCCTGTTGCGGTTGCTGACAGGACTCTCTCGTCCTGATGCCGGGGAGGTGTGCTGGCGGGAGCAACCGCTGCATCGGGTGCGGGACAGCTACCATCAAAATCTGTTGTGGATTGGACATCAGCCGGGGATCAAAACCCGGCTGACGGCGTTGGAGAACCTGCGTTTTTTCCACCAGGACGGTGACAGTGCGCAATGTCTCGCGGCGCTGGCGCAGGCCGGCCTTGCCGGATATGAAGATATCCCTGTTAACCAACTTTCTGCCGGACAGCAGCGCCGGGTGGCGTTAGCGCGTCTCTGGCTGACCCACGCCACGCTGTGGATCCTCGACGAACCCTTTACCGCCATTGATGTGAACGGCGTAGAACGCCTGACGCAGCGAATGGCGCAGCATACCGAAGAGGGGGGGATTGTTATCCTCACCACCCACCAGCCAATGAACGTCGCCACGGACCGCATTCGCCGGATTGCGCTGACTCACGAGAGGGGCGGGCAATGA
- the napC gene encoding cytochrome c-type protein NapC — protein MENSNRKPGRIKRLWQWWRRPSRLALGTLLLIGFVGGIIFWGGFNTGMEKANTEEFCISCHEMRNTVYQEYMETVHYNNRSGVRATCPDCHVPHEFVPKMIRKIKASKELYAKALGLIDTPQKFEAHRLTMAQNEWRRMKDNNSQECRNCHNFEFMDLTAQKSVAAKMHDQAVKDGQTCIDCHKGIAHKLPDMREVKPGF, from the coding sequence ATGGAAAATTCTAACCGTAAACCAGGCCGGATTAAGCGCCTCTGGCAATGGTGGCGTCGCCCCAGTCGCCTGGCGCTGGGTACGCTGCTGTTAATCGGGTTCGTCGGCGGGATTATTTTCTGGGGTGGATTTAACACCGGGATGGAAAAAGCCAACACCGAAGAGTTCTGCATTAGCTGTCATGAAATGCGCAATACGGTGTATCAGGAGTACATGGAAACCGTGCACTACAACAACCGCAGCGGTGTACGCGCGACCTGTCCTGACTGCCACGTACCGCACGAATTTGTGCCGAAAATGATCCGTAAGATCAAAGCCAGCAAAGAGCTATATGCCAAAGCGTTGGGGCTCATTGATACCCCGCAGAAGTTCGAAGCACATCGTCTGACGATGGCACAGAATGAATGGCGAAGAATGAAAGATAACAATTCTCAGGAGTGTCGTAACTGTCACAACTTTGAGTTCATGGACTTAACCGCCCAGAAGAGTGTCGCCGCGAAAATGCACGATCAGGCGGTGAAAGACGGGCAAACCTGTATTGATTGCCATAAAGGGATTGCGCACAAGCTTCCTGATATGCGCGAAGTCAAACCGGGCTTCTGA
- the napB gene encoding nitrate reductase cytochrome c-type subunit: MKSHDLKKALCQWTALLALVVSGAVWAANGVDLSQSPEVSGTQEGAIRMQKEQERMPLNYVNQPPMIPHSVDGYQVTTNTNRCLQCHGVESYRTTGAPRISPTHFMDSDGKVLAEVAPRRYFCLQCHVPQTDAPPIVGNTFTPSKGYGK; the protein is encoded by the coding sequence ATGAAAAGCCATGACCTGAAGAAAGCGCTGTGTCAATGGACAGCCCTGCTGGCCCTGGTGGTGAGCGGTGCGGTTTGGGCGGCAAACGGAGTGGATCTTAGCCAGTCCCCGGAAGTGTCGGGAACACAGGAAGGGGCGATTCGCATGCAAAAAGAGCAGGAGCGTATGCCGCTGAACTACGTGAATCAGCCGCCGATGATTCCCCATAGCGTCGATGGTTACCAGGTGACCACCAACACCAACCGCTGCCTGCAATGCCACGGTGTCGAAAGCTATCGCACCACCGGTGCGCCGCGTATTAGTCCAACTCACTTTATGGACAGCGACGGCAAAGTACTGGCCGAAGTGGCGCCGCGTCGTTATTTCTGTTTGCAGTGTCATGTGCCACAGACTGACGCCCCGCCGATTGTGGGTAACACCTTTACCCCATCGAAAGGTTACGGGAAATAA
- the napH gene encoding quinol dehydrogenase ferredoxin subunit NapH, with amino-acid sequence MANRKRDAGREAQAKKGVWRSHRWLIFRRLSQLIVLGMFLSGPWFGVWILHGNYSSSVLLDTIPLTDPLITLQSLASGHLPAAVGLTGAAIITVLYVLAGKRLFCSWVCPLNPITDFAAWLRRRFDLNQSATIPRHIRYVLLVVVLVGSALTGTLLWEWINPVSLLGRSLVIGFGSGALLIIALFLFDLLVVEHGWCGHLCPLGALYGVLGSQGVLTVAAKDRQKCNRCMDCFHVCPEPHVLRAPVLDEQSPVQVTSRDCMACGRCVDVCSEDVFTITTRWSSGAKS; translated from the coding sequence ATGGCAAATCGTAAGCGTGACGCCGGGCGCGAAGCGCAGGCGAAAAAAGGCGTGTGGCGGAGTCACCGCTGGCTGATTTTCCGCCGTCTTAGCCAGCTTATTGTGCTGGGAATGTTTCTGAGTGGTCCGTGGTTTGGCGTGTGGATCCTGCACGGGAACTACAGCAGTAGCGTGCTGCTGGATACGATCCCGCTGACGGATCCGTTGATTACTCTGCAAAGCCTGGCGAGCGGTCATCTGCCCGCTGCAGTGGGGCTCACGGGCGCAGCGATTATTACGGTGCTGTACGTCCTGGCAGGAAAGCGATTGTTTTGCAGTTGGGTCTGCCCACTGAACCCGATTACCGATTTTGCGGCCTGGCTACGTAGAAGGTTTGACCTGAATCAGTCCGCAACCATTCCGCGTCATATACGGTACGTACTTCTGGTTGTCGTGCTGGTGGGTTCAGCGCTGACCGGGACGCTACTGTGGGAATGGATTAACCCTGTTTCACTGCTGGGGCGTAGCCTGGTGATAGGATTCGGTAGCGGCGCACTGCTGATTATCGCTCTGTTTTTATTTGATTTGCTGGTCGTTGAACACGGCTGGTGCGGGCATCTTTGTCCTTTAGGCGCACTGTATGGCGTGCTGGGTAGCCAGGGCGTGTTAACCGTTGCGGCAAAAGACCGACAGAAATGTAACCGCTGTATGGACTGTTTTCATGTTTGCCCGGAACCGCATGTATTACGTGCACCGGTGCTGGATGAGCAAAGCCCGGTGCAGGTCACCAGCCGCGATTGCATGGCCTGCGGTCGCTGCGTGGATGTCTGTTCTGAGGACGTATTTACAATAACTACACGATGGAGTTCGGGAGCGAAATCATGA